The DNA window taGCGTCTTTCCCATCCATACCTGGGGAAGTTTTCTGTACTGTATTTGGTTCGTCGTCACCGATGATGAACTGAAGCCCCTGGACAAAAATTGGTGGACATTGTCATCAAGATGGTTCTTTTCCTGCTTTGAAGAAAAGTGTTTCAGTTAACTAACCTTTGCTCTCTCTGCCTCCTGCAAGACGGTCGAATTGTCTATCAGCTTCGCCCCGACATCCTGTCAAAAGACGGTACATTCTAAGGAAAAATGTAGCTGAATGAAACAATAAAGCACAGTGATGGATTTATTAAAGTAACAAATCACACAAAACCAGCCTAAACTTTGATAGAAGCTCCAATATAAACGCATTCAAAAGGCAAGTTTCTTATTGGGTTGATGTGAATTtgataacaaaaaatataagAGCATATGATCCACAATCCCTGTTTCATAATCCACTTGTCTGAGTAGATCACACTCTGGATGTGTGCATATAAGTGCAATGGCTTGGGCTCGTCTAGAACCCACATGCAAGAGAGCAAAGTAACACTTAGCTACTACTTTACAGTTAACCTTACTCGAGGAAAATGGTTCATATAGATTTTTATGGAAGCTGATTGCATTATTTCTAAACCACCAAGATCTTCCACCCTTCCCACAAAACTGGgagccaaaaatatttttaatcacTGTGCACGAGTGAACATGAATGGTGCAGAcactttctttcttttttataCAATATATTATGTATTAATTTCCAAGTCAGAGGCTTATACTAGGTagaatattatgtatatgcaggATAAAGTCTCTTTCGATTTTATTCTCCACACTGATTGTTACTGATTTCCTCCCTCGTTTGATGCTTCACTGCGGATATATTTGTAAAATGTCAATTTTTTGCACATGCAAGGGCAGAAAGATTATTTCAATCAAGACCTGTATAATTTTCGAACTCTGCCCATCTTCAATGTTTCCAGCCACGTGACAGAGATACCAAAGACCAGAATTTGTCATATCCTGCAGCCAATGAAGGGGGAATAATATATATACTGGCGGTTACTTGTGACAAATCAAAATACCAACTCTGAAAAGATTGGGAACTTTACCTGCTTGCTTTCGAGAAGCTCAATCTTTCCTTCCTGCAAATTAACAAACAAAAAAGAATGGGTAAGATAACATTATGTATGGCTAAGTAAAATTAAATTGATGAAACAGGTATTGCAGACCAGGCCAGATAATGTCTCCTGAATCAAACCAATATCATAACCAATctgattgagatttgatttcACATCACCAACCTGCATCATTAAATCATCATTAGAAATGAGACATGTTCACGTGTAATTTCAGAATAAGGCTATTTTCATCTGGGGAAGTCCCTCAGGGCAAAACATTAAGTCGGCAATGGCCGAGTTCTCCATTACTTTCAACTCAAAAGTTTTCATATTAGTTTTTGGCAATGTTTGGTAAGGAATTTCTGGAAGCTGATCTCATATTTATTATCTGAAACTCATTTCGGCTTTTGAATGTGAGATATTTCCTATTTATATACAGTTTGCTTAAAAAACTTATACCTCTCGAATTTAATTATCGATCGTGAGAGAAAGTTAGTCTGAACGAGACGAAACTTGATGAAAACAATCATTTTCCCAGCTTTCAAGTGAAGAAAATAATACTCCAAAAGCCAAGCAAACAGACCTAAATCAATTTAGGTTAATCATAATGTAATATTCGACATCAACAGTTAGAGCACTCAATTAAAAAAAGAAACACTCGTTTTTCTTCTTACACATAaaagttgatgaatattaatTCCATTAATCAATCCCGCTTGTGTAATAAAGCTGACCTAGGTAATGCAATCCTTATACTGCAGAATATAAACATATGATCACAAGGATGCCAGAAAATAGCTAAGCTTCTTTTCATTTCATGACAGACATGATACTCAActattttttcattaaatgaGAATTTTAAATCTAAAGAAAGACAAAAGATGTAACCACGATCCAAAAAGCAACTATTTAATTGCACAAAATAAACATTCAATCACGAGGAAATACAAGTCTACATACATCATTGGAAATAAGTTTTGATATCTCCCTCTGCTCATCAAGTTTCCAATCCAAGTTTTCCAGTCTCTTTGATAGGTGTCTCCTTGTTGACTGCAATTTGAATGAATTGATGTTTAGTAAAGAAATGAAATTAAAGAAGGAAATGGAAAAACAGAAAGGTGACTTAAAACGCTTGGCTTGAGTTGACAGTAAGTCACATACAGTCAATGCTTCAGAAACATGCTCCAACTGCTTAGACACAGATGCAACAGCATTTTCCATGTTTTGCTTTGTGACGAACATAATATCAGAGAATGACCAGCCCTACAGGGAAAGAGAGGAAAGAAGTTTAGTTAAGAAaaaaaagtacaactactaagAACTAAAAAAGAAGGGGGCAAGGTCAAACACCTCAGCACCTACACCAAGTCCCTAACCCCAcccaaaaataacaaaaaaactgCCCTAGGAAACTGAATGTTTCATAAAAATCTTTCTCCAAGATTAACAAATAATCACATTCAGACTTTTCCCATATGATTATTATTCACTCAAggtatatgatataattaatgaTGGAGAAGAAAGGCACAAGATTGATATTCTTTATACTCAAGTCTCAACCCTGGATTTTAGTAACTTCGTTGATCTAAAACAGCAAAATGATAGGCACAACTCAATTTGTGAAATAATGAACTTAAATTCAAAAGTTGAATTAGAAAATAAATCCTGACAAATGGGAGTTGCCAATAGCTTCCACAAAGTCAACAATCCAATTTCAATGAAGATTCAATGACTCAATTGCCAAAACTAAATTCTTGCCTTCCACCACACATAACAACATCCCATAGCACCAAGAGCTGCAGTAGGCAATAGGTATGAGGCATAACTCCCTGCAGAAACCATTTCCATCATGAAGCTCTTCAAATAAAGTATGAATTGAAGATTTAGGATCAAGCTAAAAGTGAATTGAGGGTTTTATTTTAAACACGAAAATTATCCAAATCTCAACAAACAATTCAACTAATGGTTCTGTTAAAGTTCTAAAAATTAGAAAGAAGCAGTTTCTTTGGCACACTAAGAACAATTAAGTTCAAGAAAGTATATCTTTGTAGCATTCAATCAACAGAGCATAATCAGATTTCTGCACATTTGtgctattaaaataaaaattgaatacTTATCTTCTTTCATACAACTAAAATCAACAGAAACTCTTTTTACTGTGCTGTAGATCATTTCCGATTCTTCACCAAGAGATTTATCTGCTTTATTTTTTAGAGGACTGACCTTCAAAGGCAGTCACAAGGTTGAGATCATGACTACTGTTAAACCTCAAAACCAGACCATGAGGCTTCCCGAAATACAATATGGTAGGTAAATGAATAGAAAACAACATTTGAAGTTTGAACTTTCCAGTAAGCATA is part of the Primulina tabacum isolate GXHZ01 chromosome 18, ASM2559414v2, whole genome shotgun sequence genome and encodes:
- the LOC142533970 gene encoding uncharacterized protein LOC142533970, coding for MAMQTGVAASKVLVIVGAGLTGSIILRSGHLSDIISQIQELIQRLNEAEKLPGKYDAALLATQVRLLAKEIKELSLSNPVTIFNGNSSSNGSYASYLLPTAALGAMGCCYVWWKGWSFSDIMFVTKQNMENAVASVSKQLEHVSEALTSTRRHLSKRLENLDWKLDEQREISKLISNDVGDVKSNLNQIGYDIGLIQETLSGLEGKIELLESKQDMTNSGLWYLCHVAGNIEDGQSSKIIQDVGAKLIDNSTVLQEAERAKGLQFIIGDDEPNTVQKTSPGMDGKDANFPSKKMHSTNMRIHRSYPVGLSVARDILG